In the Fimbriimonadaceae bacterium genome, CCGGGACGGAAAGATCGTCGCTGAGAAGAGTCTGCCCATCGGCACCGGCACGCTGATCGCGGCGAGCCAGATCGGTCAACCGGCCGACCCTGCCCATATCGGGCGGGTCAAGGAATTGGTCGCCGACGCCCTCCGCGAGGTCACCGACTTTGCCCGTCCGGACCGGATCGTCGCCTGCGGCGGGGTGGCCCGAGGTGTGTGGCGCGCCCTCCATCCCGACGGTCACCCAGAGTTGGACGCCGAGGAGATCCGCTACCTCGCCTGGGACACGGCACGCCTGGCCACCGCCACGATCTCGGCCCGGTACAGCGTGAAACTGAAGCGGGCCCAGACTCTGCTGCCGGGGTCACTGGTCTACCTGGGGGTGTTGGACACGTTCGGCCAGACCAAGATGTACGTGAGCGAGTACGGCGTGCGCGAAGGTGCGGTGCTCGAACTTGCCGACGACCAGGAAGGACGATGGCGGAAACGATAGGCACCGAAGACCTGCGGATCTCGCCCGCCCGGTTCATCAACCGGGAAGCCAGTTGGCTTGAGTTCAACGCGCGGGTCCTTGCCGAAGGCGAGAACCAGGCCAACCCATTGCTCGAGCGGGCCAAGTTCCTTTCCATCTTCGAATCCAACCTGGACGAGTTCTACATGGTGCGGGTCAGTGGCCTGATCGAGCAGGAGGCCACCGGCATCCTCGAGCGCACGCCGGACGGTATGACCGCCACCGAGCAACTCGACCTCGTCTCGGTCCGGGCCAGCGAGCTTCGACGGAGGTGCGGCGTGGCTTGGGAAGAGGGTCTTCGTCCGGCCCTGGACAAAGCCGGCATCAAGATCGTTTCTTTCTCCGACCTGTCGTCGAAGGAACAGGCCGCCTTGGCCTCTTACTTCGCGCGCGACGTCTTCCCCCTTTGCACGCCGCTCATGGTGGAGCCGGCTGTCACCTTCCCCTTTATGAGCAACCGCTCGCTGAACCTCGCGGTGGTGCTCAAGGACGCCGACGGGCTGAAGCTGGCCCGGGTGAAGGTGCCGACCGTCGTCCCGCGCACCGTCCGGGTACCGGGCAAGACAGCGGCCTTCGTCATGCTGGAGGACCTGATGGCCTCCCAGGCGGGCACCCTGTTCCCCGGCGTCGAGGTCGTCGGTTGCCATCCGTTCCGCGTCATCCGTGACGCCGACATCGAAATCCGCCAACTGGAGGCCGCCGACCTGATCACCATGGTCGAGCAGTCCCTGCGGCTACGACGGTTCGGCGACCCCGTCCTCCTCCAGGTCTCGTCGTCACTCAGCGACGATTGGCTTGGCGTGCTGACCACCGGCCTCCACCTCGACCCCGAGGACGTCATGCGCCTGGACGGGGCCCTTGGGCTTGAGTTCCTCTGGGACCTTGCCGCCCTGGACCGGCCCGCCCTCAAGTTTCCGCCCCACACCCCGGCGACCAGCGAGCGTCTGGCGGACGCCCCTCTGCTGTTCGAGGCCGTCCGCAAGGGCGACGTCCTGCTTCACCACCCGTACGACAGCTTCGCCCCGGTCGAGACGTTCGTCCGGTCCGCCGTCGTCGACCGGGACGTGATCGGGGTCAAGCAGACCCTTTACCGGGTCGGACAGGAGTCGCCCATCGTCGAAAGCTTGCTCCAGAGCGCGGAAGAAGGCAAGCAGGTCGCCGTCATGGTCGAGCTCAAGGCCCGCTTTGACGAGAGCAACAACCTGGTGTGGTCAAAGGCCCTGGAGCGGGCCGGCGTCCATGTCAGTTACGGAGTGCCGGAGATCAAGGTCCATTGCAAGCTCTGCATGGTCGTCCGCAAAGACCCCGGGGGCATCCGCACCTACGTCCACATCGGCACGGGCAACTACAACCCGGCCACAGCCCGCGTCTACACCGACCTCGGCCTCTTCACCTGCGACCCGGACATCGCCCAAGACGTCACCGAACTCTTTAACGTCCTCACGGGATACAGCAAGCAGACCGAGTACCGGCGCCTGCTCGTCGCACCGCATAACCTCCGTGAGGGCATCATCGAACGGATCGAGCGGGAAGAAGCCCACGCCAGGCGGACGGGCAAGGGGCGGATCGAGATCAAAGTCAACAGCCTCGTCGACCCCGAAGTCATCGACGCCCTCTATTCTGCCAGCCAAGCCGGAGTGGACGTCAACCTTGTCGTGCGTGGCGTTTGTTGCCTCAGGCCGGGCGTCCCCGGCCTCAGCGAAAGGATCCGCGTCGTCTCTGTCGTGGGCCGGTTCCTCGAACACAGCCGGGTCTACTCCTTTGACAACGACGGCGAGCCCGAGGCCTTGGTCGGTAGCGCAGACATGATGCGCCGCAACCTCGACCGGCGGACCGAGGTGCTCGTCCCCTTGCGCGAGCCCGCCCACATCAAGTACGTCCGCGACATGGTCGTCGACTATGCCCTGCGCGACAACACCAACGCCTGGGAACTAGGCGCCGACGGAAGCTACGTCCGCTTGAGCCCCGAAGGCGGGCAAGAGTTCTCGTCCCAGACCGCGCTTTGCGACATGCCGGCGACCCGGCTCCTCGTCGAGCCACCCCGGAAGCGGGGCAAGTGACTAGACCGTCGCGGCGACGGAGGCGGCGAGCCGGTCTAGGGTCGCCTCGTCGGTCCAGTCGATGCGAACCGGCGTGATGCTCACGTAGCCTTCCGCGACTGCCTTGACGTCGGTACCTTCCTCTTCGGGACGAAGCATCGTGGCCCCACCTTGCCAAAAGTACGACCGCCCCCAAGGGTCGCTCCGCTCCTCGACCCGGTCCTCCCAAATACGCTTGCCCATCCGGGTGAACCGGT is a window encoding:
- the ppk1 gene encoding polyphosphate kinase 1, whose protein sequence is MAETIGTEDLRISPARFINREASWLEFNARVLAEGENQANPLLERAKFLSIFESNLDEFYMVRVSGLIEQEATGILERTPDGMTATEQLDLVSVRASELRRRCGVAWEEGLRPALDKAGIKIVSFSDLSSKEQAALASYFARDVFPLCTPLMVEPAVTFPFMSNRSLNLAVVLKDADGLKLARVKVPTVVPRTVRVPGKTAAFVMLEDLMASQAGTLFPGVEVVGCHPFRVIRDADIEIRQLEAADLITMVEQSLRLRRFGDPVLLQVSSSLSDDWLGVLTTGLHLDPEDVMRLDGALGLEFLWDLAALDRPALKFPPHTPATSERLADAPLLFEAVRKGDVLLHHPYDSFAPVETFVRSAVVDRDVIGVKQTLYRVGQESPIVESLLQSAEEGKQVAVMVELKARFDESNNLVWSKALERAGVHVSYGVPEIKVHCKLCMVVRKDPGGIRTYVHIGTGNYNPATARVYTDLGLFTCDPDIAQDVTELFNVLTGYSKQTEYRRLLVAPHNLREGIIERIEREEAHARRTGKGRIEIKVNSLVDPEVIDALYSASQAGVDVNLVVRGVCCLRPGVPGLSERIRVVSVVGRFLEHSRVYSFDNDGEPEALVGSADMMRRNLDRRTEVLVPLREPAHIKYVRDMVVDYALRDNTNAWELGADGSYVRLSPEGGQEFSSQTALCDMPATRLLVEPPRKRGK